A portion of the Pangasianodon hypophthalmus isolate fPanHyp1 chromosome 20, fPanHyp1.pri, whole genome shotgun sequence genome contains these proteins:
- the capzb gene encoding F-actin-capping protein subunit beta isoform X1 gives MNDQQLDCALDLMRRLPPQQIEKNLSDLIDLVPSLCEDLLSSVDQPLKIARDKVVGKDYLLCDYNRDGDSYRSPWSNKYEPPIDDGAMPSARLRKLEVEANNAFDQYRDLYFEGGVSSVYLWDLDHGFAGVILIKKAGDGSKKIKGCWDSIHVVEVQEKSSGRTAHYKLTSTVMLWLQTTKTGSGTMNLGGSLTRQMEKDETVSESSPHIANIGRLVEDMENKIRSTLNEIYFGKTKDIVNGLRSIESLPDNQKYRQLQRELSQVLTQRQIFIE, from the exons aACGATCAGCAGTTAGACTGTGCTCTGGATCTGATGAGGCGTCTCCCTCCACAGCAGATCGAGAAGAATCTCAGCGACCTCATCGATCTG gtgcccAGCCTGTGTGAGGATCTGCTCTCTTCTGTGGATCAGCCTCTGAAGATCGCCCGGGACAAAGTGGTTGGGAAAGACTACCTGCTCTGTGACTACAACCGCGATGGCGACTCCTACAG atcTCCATGGAGTAATAAATATGAGCCTCCCATTGATGATGGTGCGATGCCCTCGGCCCGTCTGAGGAAGCTGGAGGTGGAGGCCAACAACGCCTTCGACCAGTACAGAGacct gtatTTTGAGGGCGGCGTGTCCTCCGTGTACCTGTGGGATCTGGATCACGGTTTTGCCGGAGTCATCCTCATTAAGAAGGCCGGAGACGGTTCCAAAAAAATCAAGGGCTGCTGGGACTCCATCCATGTGGTGGAGGTGCAG gagaaGTCGAGTGGTCGTACTGCTCATTATAAACTCACCTCCACGGTGATGCTGTGGCTGCAGACGACCAAAACCGGCTCTGGAACCATGAACCTGGGAGGAAGCCTCACCCGACAG ATGGAGAAAGATGAGACGGTCAGCGAGTCCTCACCACACATCGCCAACATCGGACGCCTGgttgag gACATGGAGAATAAAATCCGCTCCACCCTGAACGAGATCTACTTTGGCAAGACCAAGGACATCGTCAATGGCCTGAG ATCTATCGAGTCTCTCCCTGATAATCAGAAGTACAGGCAGCTGCAGCGAGAGCTCTCTCAGGTTCTCACTCAGCGCCAGATCTTCATAGAATAG
- the capzb gene encoding F-actin-capping protein subunit beta isoform X2 encodes MNDQQLDCALDLMRRLPPQQIEKNLSDLIDLVPSLCEDLLSSVDQPLKIARDKVVGKDYLLCDYNRDGDSYRSPWSNKYEPPIDDGAMPSARLRKLEVEANNAFDQYRDLYFEGGVSSVYLWDLDHGFAGVILIKKAGDGSKKIKGCWDSIHVVEVQEKSSGRTAHYKLTSTVMLWLQTTKTGSGTMNLGGSLTRQMEKDETVSESSPHIANIGRLVEDMENKIRSTLNEIYFGKTKDIVNGLRSVQTLAAVKAKQEALRTDLIDAINKRKQQS; translated from the exons aACGATCAGCAGTTAGACTGTGCTCTGGATCTGATGAGGCGTCTCCCTCCACAGCAGATCGAGAAGAATCTCAGCGACCTCATCGATCTG gtgcccAGCCTGTGTGAGGATCTGCTCTCTTCTGTGGATCAGCCTCTGAAGATCGCCCGGGACAAAGTGGTTGGGAAAGACTACCTGCTCTGTGACTACAACCGCGATGGCGACTCCTACAG atcTCCATGGAGTAATAAATATGAGCCTCCCATTGATGATGGTGCGATGCCCTCGGCCCGTCTGAGGAAGCTGGAGGTGGAGGCCAACAACGCCTTCGACCAGTACAGAGacct gtatTTTGAGGGCGGCGTGTCCTCCGTGTACCTGTGGGATCTGGATCACGGTTTTGCCGGAGTCATCCTCATTAAGAAGGCCGGAGACGGTTCCAAAAAAATCAAGGGCTGCTGGGACTCCATCCATGTGGTGGAGGTGCAG gagaaGTCGAGTGGTCGTACTGCTCATTATAAACTCACCTCCACGGTGATGCTGTGGCTGCAGACGACCAAAACCGGCTCTGGAACCATGAACCTGGGAGGAAGCCTCACCCGACAG ATGGAGAAAGATGAGACGGTCAGCGAGTCCTCACCACACATCGCCAACATCGGACGCCTGgttgag gACATGGAGAATAAAATCCGCTCCACCCTGAACGAGATCTACTTTGGCAAGACCAAGGACATCGTCAATGGCCTGAG GAGTGTGCAGACGCTGGCGGCGGTTAAAGCCAAGCAGGAGGCTCTGAGGACCGATCTGATCGACGCAATCAACAAACGCAAACAGCAAAGCTAG